In one window of Azotobacter salinestris DNA:
- a CDS encoding monovalent cation/H+ antiporter subunit A gives MTLALIIALPFLGACLPLLADGRGRSLCAAAAALVPLLGLILLFSQSATVFSGTLIETSIPWLPELGLNLSLRLDGLGFLFALLILGIGILVIVYARYYLAKHEPMGRFFAFLLLFMGAMLGLVLSENLLLMLMFWELTSLSSFLLISFWHHRSDARRGARMALTVTGGGGLALLAGVLLIGHIVGSFELSEVLAAGDRVRAHALYPLTLILVLLGVFTKSAQFPFHFWLPQAMAAPTPVSAYLHSATMVKAGVFLLARLYPVLSGSDWWFYLVSLSGLTTLLLGAVTALFQHDLKGLLAYSTISHLGLITLLFGLNSDLATVAAVFHIINHATFKASLFMAAGIIDHETGSRDMRRVNGMWKYMPHTATLAMVASAAMAGVPLLNGFLSKEMFFSETLQQNLLGSFHWLLPVAATIAGVFSVAYSLRFIHDVFFNGEPIDLPKPKPHEPPRYMKIPVEVLVFLCLLVGMVPGWAVAPLLAVAASASLGGELPTYSLAIWHGFNLPLAMSAVALFGGVLVYSLRQPLFRWYEGLPSLDAQGIFRRCVGVLVDFSRDLTELLENGSLQRYLGLMLGSALLLAVFALAPLADVDGPVALSPMDGITVLGLAALALTALLSAVFHRNHLVALMILSGTGLMVALAFARYSAPDLALTQLSVEVVTIILLLLALFFLPERSPAESGSLRVVRDLLLAAGSGVLVSLLAYAVLTRPYESIADFFLANSLTGGGGSNVVNVILVDFRGFDTLGEISVLAIAAVGVFALLHGLRLPHPQLDLRGRPWSADPHPLILDQLARALLPLALLISVFIFLRGHNLPGGGFIAGLITAVALILQYIALGVSWSQARLRFSYHAMAGAGVLIAALTGLGSWVFERPFLTSAFGHFSLPLVGEFELATAMLFDLGVYLVVVGATLLILSNIGHVSRDEASKEVL, from the coding sequence ATGACGCTTGCGTTGATCATTGCCTTGCCCTTTCTCGGCGCCTGCCTGCCTCTGCTGGCGGATGGCCGTGGGCGCTCGCTGTGCGCGGCAGCCGCTGCGCTGGTTCCGCTGCTGGGACTGATCCTGCTGTTTTCCCAAAGCGCGACAGTGTTCTCCGGGACGCTCATCGAAACCAGTATCCCCTGGCTGCCGGAGCTGGGTCTGAACCTCAGCCTGCGTCTGGACGGCCTTGGTTTTCTCTTCGCCCTGCTGATTCTCGGCATCGGCATTCTGGTCATCGTCTATGCCCGCTACTACCTGGCCAAGCACGAGCCGATGGGGCGTTTCTTCGCCTTCCTGCTGCTGTTCATGGGCGCCATGCTGGGGCTGGTACTGTCGGAAAACCTGCTGCTGATGCTGATGTTCTGGGAGCTGACCAGTCTCTCCTCGTTCCTCCTGATCAGCTTCTGGCACCACCGCTCCGATGCCCGCCGCGGTGCACGCATGGCCCTGACCGTGACCGGCGGGGGCGGGCTGGCGCTGCTCGCCGGGGTGCTGCTGATCGGCCACATCGTCGGCAGCTTCGAGCTGAGCGAGGTGCTCGCTGCCGGCGACAGGGTCAGGGCCCATGCCCTCTATCCGCTGACCCTGATTCTGGTGCTGCTCGGCGTGTTCACCAAATCGGCCCAGTTCCCCTTCCATTTCTGGCTGCCGCAGGCGATGGCCGCACCCACTCCGGTGTCGGCCTATCTGCACTCGGCGACCATGGTGAAGGCCGGGGTCTTTCTCCTGGCCCGCCTGTATCCGGTGCTCTCGGGCAGCGACTGGTGGTTTTATCTGGTCAGCCTGAGCGGTCTGACGACCCTGCTGCTGGGGGCGGTGACGGCGCTGTTCCAGCACGACCTCAAGGGTCTGCTCGCCTATTCGACCATCAGCCACCTGGGCCTGATCACCCTGCTGTTCGGACTCAACTCGGACCTGGCGACCGTGGCGGCGGTGTTCCACATCATCAACCACGCCACCTTCAAGGCCTCGCTGTTCATGGCCGCGGGCATCATCGACCACGAAACCGGCAGCCGCGACATGCGGCGCGTCAACGGCATGTGGAAATACATGCCGCACACCGCCACCCTGGCCATGGTGGCCAGTGCTGCGATGGCCGGGGTGCCCCTGCTCAATGGCTTCCTGAGCAAGGAGATGTTCTTCAGCGAGACACTCCAGCAGAACCTGCTGGGCAGCTTCCACTGGCTGCTGCCGGTCGCCGCGACCATCGCCGGGGTGTTTTCGGTGGCCTATTCGCTGCGCTTCATCCACGACGTGTTCTTCAACGGCGAGCCGATCGATCTGCCCAAGCCGAAGCCGCACGAGCCGCCGCGCTACATGAAGATTCCGGTCGAGGTGCTGGTATTCCTCTGCCTGCTGGTGGGCATGGTGCCGGGCTGGGCCGTGGCACCGCTGCTGGCCGTTGCGGCCTCGGCCAGCCTCGGTGGAGAGCTGCCGACATACAGCCTGGCGATCTGGCATGGCTTCAACCTGCCCCTGGCGATGAGCGCCGTCGCCCTGTTCGGCGGGGTGCTGGTCTATAGCCTGCGGCAGCCGTTGTTCCGCTGGTACGAGGGCCTGCCGAGCCTGGACGCGCAAGGTATCTTCCGCCGCTGCGTCGGCGTGCTGGTGGACTTCTCCCGCGATCTGACCGAGCTGCTGGAGAACGGCTCGCTGCAGCGCTACCTGGGTCTGATGCTGGGCAGCGCCCTGCTGCTGGCGGTGTTCGCCCTGGCGCCGCTGGCCGATGTCGACGGCCCCGTGGCGCTGAGCCCGATGGACGGCATCACCGTGCTGGGCCTCGCCGCACTGGCCCTGACCGCCCTGCTCAGCGCGGTGTTCCATCGCAACCACCTGGTCGCCCTGATGATCCTCAGCGGCACCGGGCTGATGGTAGCCCTGGCCTTTGCCCGCTACTCGGCGCCCGATCTGGCGCTGACCCAGCTGTCGGTCGAGGTGGTGACCATCATCCTGCTGCTGCTCGCGCTGTTCTTCCTGCCCGAGCGTTCTCCGGCCGAATCGGGCAGCCTGCGGGTGGTTCGCGACCTGCTGCTGGCGGCCGGCAGCGGCGTCCTGGTGTCGCTGCTCGCCTACGCGGTGCTGACGCGCCCCTACGAGAGCATTGCCGACTTCTTCCTGGCGAACAGCCTGACCGGCGGCGGTGGCTCCAACGTGGTCAACGTGATCCTGGTGGATTTCCGCGGCTTCGATACCCTGGGCGAGATCAGTGTGCTGGCCATCGCCGCGGTGGGCGTCTTCGCCCTGCTGCACGGTCTGCGCCTGCCGCACCCGCAACTCGACCTGCGGGGCCGGCCGTGGTCCGCCGATCCGCATCCGCTGATCCTCGACCAACTGGCGCGCGCCCTGCTGCCCCTGGCGCTGCTGATCTCGGTGTTCATCTTCCTGCGCGGTCACAACCTGCCGGGCGGCGGGTTCATCGCCGGACTGATCACTGCGGTGGCCCTCATCCTGCAGTACATCGCCCTCGGCGTGTCCTGGTCCCAGGCCCGCCTGCGTTTCAGCTATCACGCCATGGCCGGTGCCGGGGTGCTGATCGCCGCCCTCACCGGGCTGGGCAGCTGGGTCTTCGAGCGACCCTTCCTGACTTCGGCGTTCGGTCATTTCAGCCTGCCCCTGGTCGGCGAGTTCGAGCTGGCCACGGCGATGCTCTTCGATCTGGGGGTCTATCTGGTGGTGGTCGGCGCGACCCTGCTGATCCTGTCCAACATCGGCCACGTCAGTCGGGACGAGGCGAGCAAGGAGGTGCTTTGA
- a CDS encoding Na+/H+ antiporter subunit C translates to MEALFAITLGVLTASGVYLLLRARIFPVVMGLTLISYAVNLFLFAMGRLRTGVAPVLGKSAEYGDPLPQALVLTAIVIGFAMTAFVVVLALRGLGEVHSDHVDGREPDQ, encoded by the coding sequence ATGGAAGCGCTGTTCGCCATCACCCTCGGCGTGCTGACCGCCAGCGGCGTGTACCTGCTGCTGCGCGCGCGGATCTTCCCGGTGGTGATGGGACTGACCCTGATTTCCTATGCGGTGAACCTGTTCCTCTTCGCCATGGGTCGTCTGCGCACCGGCGTGGCGCCGGTGCTCGGCAAGAGCGCCGAGTACGGCGATCCCCTGCCGCAGGCCCTGGTGCTCACCGCCATCGTCATCGGCTTCGCCATGACCGCCTTCGTGGTGGTGCTGGCCCTGCGCGGCCTGGGCGAAGTGCATAGCGACCACGTGGACGGACGGGAGCCGGACCAATGA
- a CDS encoding monovalent cation/H+ antiporter subunit D gives MMHAPILPILLPLFAGSLLLLGHRLGRSMQRRLSLLATWALLPLSVWLLVLAGDDQLRIYALGDWAPPFGIILLLDRLSALMLLVTALLAGFAVLYAVRGDDERGPNFHALFQFQLLGINGAFLTADLFNLFVFFEILLIASYALLMHGNGAARVRAGMHYVLLNLLGSSFFLIGVGTLYGLTGTLNMADLARQVASADATQTPLLAAAGYLLLLVFGLKAAVLPLYFWLPRAYAAASAPVAALFAIMTKVGLYAILRVFTLIFGSEAGELADLAQPWLWPLAAMTLAAGVFGALAARSLQTQLAYLVVVSVGTLLVGIALGTAEGFAAALYYLLHSTLVSGGLFLLADLIARQRGELGGELQHGPTLRQPTLLGGLFFFAAISVAGLPPLSGFLGKLMLLRAVPTGSPALLMWSVLLVGGLGLLIALSRSGSTLFWRTSGAPVAEGAADRLRILACAGLLLGSLLMVLAAAPLQAYVQATARQLLDLSPYLQIGMGGAA, from the coding sequence ATGATGCACGCACCGATCCTGCCGATCCTCCTGCCGCTGTTCGCCGGCAGCCTGCTGCTGCTCGGCCATCGCCTGGGGCGCAGCATGCAGCGCCGGCTGTCCCTGCTCGCCACCTGGGCGTTGCTGCCGCTCTCCGTCTGGCTGCTGGTCCTGGCCGGGGACGACCAGTTGCGCATCTATGCGCTGGGCGACTGGGCGCCGCCTTTCGGGATCATCCTGCTGCTCGACCGGCTGAGCGCGCTGATGCTGCTGGTCACCGCCCTGCTGGCCGGGTTCGCGGTGCTCTACGCGGTGCGCGGCGACGACGAGCGGGGGCCGAACTTCCACGCCCTGTTCCAGTTCCAACTGCTCGGCATCAACGGCGCCTTCCTGACCGCCGACCTGTTCAACCTGTTCGTGTTCTTCGAGATCCTGCTGATCGCCTCCTATGCACTGCTGATGCACGGCAACGGCGCCGCGCGGGTACGGGCCGGCATGCATTACGTGCTGCTCAACCTGCTCGGTTCGTCGTTCTTCCTGATCGGCGTGGGCACCCTCTACGGCCTGACCGGGACCCTGAACATGGCCGATCTGGCCCGCCAGGTGGCCAGCGCCGATGCGACGCAGACGCCGCTGCTGGCGGCTGCCGGCTACCTGCTGCTGCTGGTGTTCGGCCTCAAGGCGGCGGTTCTGCCGCTGTACTTCTGGCTGCCGCGCGCCTATGCCGCCGCCAGCGCACCGGTGGCGGCGCTCTTCGCGATCATGACCAAGGTCGGGCTGTACGCCATCCTGCGGGTATTCACGCTGATCTTCGGCAGCGAGGCCGGCGAACTGGCCGATCTGGCGCAGCCCTGGCTCTGGCCGCTGGCCGCCATGACCCTCGCTGCCGGGGTGTTCGGTGCCCTGGCGGCGCGCAGCCTGCAGACACAGCTGGCCTACCTGGTGGTGGTATCGGTCGGCACCCTGCTGGTCGGCATCGCCCTGGGCACCGCCGAGGGCTTCGCTGCCGCGCTCTATTACCTGTTGCACAGCACCCTGGTCAGCGGTGGCCTGTTCCTCCTCGCCGATCTGATCGCCCGCCAGCGCGGCGAGCTGGGCGGCGAGCTGCAGCACGGGCCCACCCTGCGCCAGCCGACTCTGCTCGGCGGGCTGTTCTTCTTCGCGGCGATATCGGTGGCCGGTCTGCCGCCGCTGTCCGGCTTCCTCGGCAAGCTGATGCTGCTGCGTGCGGTACCGACCGGCTCCCCGGCGCTGCTGATGTGGTCGGTGCTGCTGGTCGGCGGCCTGGGGCTGCTGATCGCCCTCAGCCGCTCCGGCAGCACCCTGTTCTGGCGCACCTCCGGGGCGCCGGTGGCCGAGGGGGCGGCCGACCGCCTGCGCATCCTGGCCTGCGCCGGCCTGCTGCTCGGCAGCCTGCTGATGGTTCTGGCGGCTGCGCCGCTGCAGGCCTACGTGCAGGCCACGGCGCGCCAACTGCTGGATCTTTCGCCCTATCTGCAGATCGGCATGGGAGGTGCTGCATGA
- a CDS encoding Na+/H+ antiporter subunit E encodes MKAMRGLPHPALSLLLAIIWLMLVNTLSLGHLLLGAFLGWAIPLLCRDFLIRVPRVRRPLQLIRFVLKVFGDILIANLAVAKLVLGPKERLNPAFVEVPMAIEDGFVLAVLTSIISLTPGTVSADLSADRRTLLLHALDAPEPGQLAAEVKRRYEAPLLEIFECSPT; translated from the coding sequence ATGAAGGCAATGCGCGGCTTGCCGCATCCGGCCCTGAGCCTGTTGCTGGCGATCATCTGGCTGATGCTGGTGAACACCCTGAGCCTCGGCCACCTGCTGCTGGGGGCCTTTCTCGGTTGGGCGATCCCGCTGCTCTGCCGCGATTTCCTGATCCGGGTGCCGCGGGTGCGCCGGCCGCTGCAACTGATCCGGTTCGTGCTCAAGGTGTTCGGCGACATCCTCATCGCCAACCTGGCCGTGGCGAAGCTGGTGCTGGGGCCGAAGGAGCGGCTGAACCCGGCCTTCGTCGAGGTGCCCATGGCCATCGAGGACGGGTTCGTCCTGGCGGTGCTGACCAGCATCATTTCCCTGACGCCGGGCACGGTGTCCGCCGATCTCAGCGCGGATCGCCGGACCCTGCTGCTGCACGCCCTGGATGCGCCGGAGCCCGGACAGCTGGCTGCCGAGGTGAAGCGCCGCTACGAGGCGCCCCTGCTGGAGATCTTCGAATGCTCGCCTACGTGA
- a CDS encoding K+/H+ antiporter subunit F: MLAYVIPFCLVVIGLALALNLVRLIKGPSLPDRILALDTLYINALALIVLFGIWLASDLFFEAALLIAVMGFVGTVAAGKYLLRGDIID, translated from the coding sequence ATGCTCGCCTACGTGATTCCCTTCTGCCTGGTGGTCATCGGCCTGGCGCTGGCCCTCAACCTGGTTCGCCTGATCAAGGGGCCGAGCCTGCCGGACCGCATCCTGGCCCTGGACACCCTGTATATCAACGCCCTGGCGCTGATCGTGCTGTTCGGCATCTGGTTGGCGTCGGACCTGTTCTTCGAGGCGGCGCTGCTGATCGCAGTGATGGGCTTCGTCGGTACCGTGGCGGCCGGCAAGTACCTGCTGCGCGGCGATATCATCGACTGA
- a CDS encoding Na+/H+ antiporter subunit G, producing MPFWIEALVSLFLVLGSLFALIGAIGLYRLPDFYTRLHGPTKATTLGVGGMVIASMLFFAGRPEGPSLHELLLTLFLFITAPVSAHMLAKAAMQKKLPLTERTRGKPW from the coding sequence ATGCCATTCTGGATCGAAGCGCTGGTCAGCCTGTTCCTGGTCCTCGGCAGCCTGTTCGCCCTGATCGGCGCCATCGGCCTGTACCGTCTGCCGGATTTCTACACCCGCCTGCACGGCCCGACCAAGGCCACCACCCTGGGCGTGGGCGGCATGGTGATCGCCTCGATGCTGTTCTTCGCTGGGCGGCCGGAAGGGCCGAGCCTGCATGAACTGCTGCTCACCCTGTTCCTGTTCATCACCGCGCCGGTCAGCGCGCACATGCTGGCCAAGGCGGCGATGCAGAAGAAGCTGCCGCTGACCGAGCGGACCCGCGGCAAGCCCTGGTGA
- a CDS encoding COG3650 family protein, translating into MRLVRPLLYCLLPLFTGCQLFAGESQAPAGGQVRLHGELSMRDGDLLLRPCDEQRRFVLIDAGDLGLAEDIRGLQGGGNEPLFADLRGSLGSSDKSGVDGRFEASRLYRLELGGQSCKDPDFRRMILRAAGNEPFWSVSVGSRGLLLQRPDQPPLALPYLEEQLPGGSLNLTSEADGRRLELWVAPQRCVDSMSGAIRHLSAELRLDGQVQRGCAYVGGSREN; encoded by the coding sequence ATGCGCCTTGTCCGTCCCCTCTTGTACTGCCTTCTGCCATTGTTCACCGGTTGCCAGCTGTTCGCCGGAGAAAGCCAGGCCCCTGCGGGCGGGCAAGTCCGCCTGCACGGCGAGCTGAGCATGCGCGACGGCGATCTGCTGCTGCGCCCGTGCGACGAGCAACGCCGCTTCGTGCTGATCGATGCCGGCGACCTCGGTCTGGCCGAGGACATACGCGGACTTCAGGGGGGCGGCAACGAGCCGCTGTTCGCCGACCTGCGCGGCAGCCTCGGCTCCAGCGACAAGTCCGGCGTGGATGGGCGTTTCGAGGCGAGCCGGCTCTATCGCCTGGAACTAGGCGGGCAGAGCTGCAAGGATCCGGACTTCCGCCGCATGATCCTGCGCGCCGCGGGCAATGAGCCCTTCTGGAGCGTCAGCGTCGGCAGCCGGGGCCTGCTGCTGCAGCGCCCCGACCAGCCTCCCCTGGCCCTGCCCTATCTGGAGGAACAGCTGCCCGGCGGCAGCCTCAACCTGACCAGCGAGGCCGACGGCCGGCGCCTGGAGCTCTGGGTAGCGCCGCAACGCTGCGTCGACTCCATGAGCGGCGCGATCCGCCACCTGAGCGCCGAGCTGCGCCTCGATGGCCAGGTGCAGCGCGGCTGCGCCTATGTCGGCGGCAGCCGCGAGAACTGA
- a CDS encoding DUF5064 family protein: MFKPGHLHREHLPDKSDPQTFVYDVHYEVRDLPEKGQVLHMRMDGAVDGKAFSEECELPRDMAFDFMNELTRVAVRNGLHPRFGPILREHDEYDAMFEDIRHKLGLRPGEPIDLGHLPGR; this comes from the coding sequence ATGTTCAAGCCGGGTCACCTGCATCGCGAGCATCTGCCGGACAAGTCCGACCCGCAGACCTTCGTCTACGACGTGCATTACGAGGTGCGCGACCTGCCGGAAAAGGGCCAGGTGCTGCACATGCGCATGGACGGCGCGGTCGACGGCAAGGCCTTTTCGGAGGAGTGCGAGCTGCCCCGCGACATGGCCTTCGACTTCATGAACGAGCTGACCCGGGTCGCCGTGCGCAACGGTTTGCATCCGCGCTTCGGCCCGATCCTGCGCGAGCACGACGAATACGACGCGATGTTCGAGGATATCCGCCACAAGCTGGGGTTACGCCCCGGAGAGCCGATCGATCTCGGCCATCTACCCGGGCGATAG
- a CDS encoding ABC transporter ATP-binding protein, whose translation MLRFDDVSTCYGKIQALHGVSLEVREGEIVTLIGANGAGKSTLLMTLCGTPRASAGSIRYRGEELVGQDTSAIMRKGIAVVPEGRRIFARLTVEENLAMGGFFTAQDAFEEQLERVLELFPRLRERYAQRGGTLSGGEQQMLAIGRALMSRPRLLLLDEPSLGLAPLVIQQIFAIIEQLRAEGVTVFLVEQNANQALKLADRGYVLENGRIVMHGTGEELLGDARVCEAYLGS comes from the coding sequence ATGTTACGGTTCGACGACGTCTCCACCTGCTACGGCAAGATCCAGGCGCTCCACGGGGTGAGCCTGGAGGTCCGCGAGGGCGAAATCGTCACCCTGATCGGCGCCAACGGCGCCGGCAAGTCGACCCTGCTGATGACCCTCTGCGGCACGCCGCGGGCCAGCGCCGGAAGTATCCGCTACCGCGGCGAGGAACTGGTCGGCCAGGACACCAGCGCGATCATGCGCAAGGGCATCGCCGTGGTCCCGGAGGGCCGGCGCATCTTCGCCCGTCTGACGGTGGAGGAAAACCTCGCCATGGGCGGCTTCTTCACCGCCCAGGACGCCTTCGAGGAACAGCTCGAGCGGGTACTGGAGCTCTTCCCGCGGTTGAGGGAGCGCTATGCCCAGCGCGGCGGCACCTTGTCCGGCGGCGAGCAGCAGATGCTCGCCATCGGCCGCGCGCTGATGAGCCGGCCGCGCCTGCTGCTGCTCGACGAACCCTCCCTGGGCCTGGCGCCGCTGGTCATCCAGCAGATCTTCGCAATCATCGAGCAGTTGCGCGCGGAAGGCGTGACGGTCTTTCTGGTCGAGCAGAACGCCAACCAGGCGCTGAAGCTGGCCGACCGCGGCTACGTGCTGGAGAACGGGCGGATCGTCATGCACGGCACGGGCGAGGAACTGCTCGGCGATGCGCGGGTATGCGAGGCCTACCTGGGCAGTTGA
- the livG gene encoding high-affinity branched-chain amino acid ABC transporter ATP-binding protein LivG: protein MSALLEVRDLAMRFGGLLAVDGVNLCLGERQVLSMIGPNGAGKTTVFNCLTGFYRPSGGEILLDGEPIQGLPGHRIARKGIVRTFQNVRLFREMTALENLLVAQHRHLNTNFFAGLLKTPAFRRSERQALEFAHSWLERVGLLDCANRSAGTLAYGQQRRLEIARCMMTRPRLLMLDEPAAGLNPRETADLKALIGLLREEHGLGVLLIEHDMPLVMGISDRIVVINQGRPLAEGTPAQIRCHPEVIKAYLGEA, encoded by the coding sequence ATGAGCGCCCTGCTCGAGGTGCGCGACCTGGCCATGCGCTTCGGCGGCCTGCTGGCGGTCGACGGCGTGAACCTCTGCCTCGGCGAACGGCAGGTGCTGTCGATGATCGGCCCCAACGGCGCCGGCAAGACCACGGTGTTCAACTGCCTGACCGGCTTCTACAGGCCCAGCGGCGGAGAGATCCTCCTCGACGGCGAGCCGATCCAGGGCTTGCCGGGGCACCGGATCGCCCGCAAGGGGATCGTGCGCACCTTCCAGAACGTCCGCCTGTTCAGGGAGATGACCGCGCTGGAGAACCTGCTGGTGGCCCAGCACCGCCACCTGAACACCAACTTCTTCGCCGGCCTGCTGAAGACCCCGGCCTTCCGCCGCAGCGAACGCCAGGCCCTGGAGTTCGCCCACAGCTGGCTGGAACGGGTCGGGCTGCTGGACTGCGCCAACCGTTCCGCCGGCACCCTCGCCTACGGCCAGCAGCGCCGTCTGGAAATCGCCCGCTGCATGATGACCCGTCCGCGCCTGCTGATGCTCGACGAGCCGGCCGCCGGCCTCAACCCGCGGGAAACCGCGGACCTCAAGGCGCTGATCGGCCTCTTGCGCGAGGAACACGGCCTCGGCGTGCTCTTGATCGAGCACGACATGCCGCTGGTGATGGGCATTTCCGACCGGATCGTCGTCATCAACCAGGGCCGCCCGCTGGCCGAGGGCACGCCGGCACAGATCCGCTGTCATCCCGAGGTGATCAAGGCCTATCTGGGGGAAGCCTGA
- a CDS encoding high-affinity branched-chain amino acid ABC transporter permease LivM: protein MSPRLKTALFSALLVLAVAWPVLGLKLTTVGIRLEVHNASPAVLWSIAAAAVGMFCWQLGRDRLAALWGEAPQLPGMPGRVKNLLSLPSTQRWGVLALLVPALIWPFFASRGAVDLATLILIYVMLGLGLNIVVGLAGLLDLGYVGFYAIGAYTYALLSQYFDLGFWTCLPIAGAMAALFGFLLGFPVLRLRGDYLAIVTLGFGEIIRLLLRNLTELTGGPNGIGGIDRPTFFGLTFERRAPEGLQTFHGFVGLPYDSAHKVIFLYLIALALVLLTLFVINRLLRMPIGRAWEALREDEIACRALGLNPTAIKLSAFTLGACFAGFAGSFFAARQGLVTPESFTFIESAVILAIVVLGGMGSQLGVILAAVVMILLPELMREFSEYRMLLFGALLVLMMVWRPQGLLPMQRPHLELKR from the coding sequence ATGAGCCCCCGATTGAAGACCGCCCTGTTCAGCGCCCTGCTGGTGCTCGCCGTAGCCTGGCCGGTGCTGGGACTCAAGCTGACCACCGTGGGCATCCGCCTGGAAGTGCACAATGCCAGCCCGGCGGTGCTCTGGAGCATCGCCGCCGCGGCCGTCGGCATGTTCTGCTGGCAGCTCGGCCGCGACCGACTGGCCGCCCTCTGGGGCGAAGCACCGCAGCTTCCCGGCATGCCGGGCCGGGTGAAGAACCTCCTCAGCCTGCCCTCGACCCAGCGCTGGGGTGTGCTCGCCCTGCTGGTTCCGGCCCTGATCTGGCCGTTCTTCGCCTCCCGCGGCGCCGTGGATCTGGCCACCCTGATCCTCATCTACGTCATGCTGGGACTCGGCCTGAACATCGTGGTCGGCCTCGCCGGCCTGCTCGACCTCGGCTACGTGGGCTTCTACGCGATCGGCGCCTATACCTACGCCCTGCTCTCGCAGTACTTCGACCTTGGCTTCTGGACCTGCCTGCCGATCGCCGGGGCGATGGCCGCGCTGTTCGGCTTTCTGCTCGGCTTTCCGGTACTGCGCCTGCGCGGCGATTACCTGGCCATCGTCACCCTGGGCTTCGGCGAAATCATCCGCCTCCTGCTGCGCAACCTCACCGAACTCACCGGTGGCCCCAACGGCATCGGCGGCATCGACAGGCCCACTTTCTTCGGCCTGACCTTCGAGCGCCGCGCCCCGGAGGGCCTGCAGACCTTCCACGGCTTCGTCGGCCTGCCCTACGACTCGGCGCACAAGGTGATCTTCCTCTACCTGATCGCCCTCGCGCTGGTACTGCTCACCCTGTTCGTCATCAACCGCCTGCTGCGCATGCCGATCGGCCGCGCCTGGGAGGCCCTGCGCGAGGACGAGATCGCCTGCCGCGCCCTGGGCCTCAACCCCACCGCCATCAAGCTCTCGGCCTTCACCCTGGGCGCCTGCTTCGCCGGATTCGCCGGCAGCTTCTTCGCCGCCCGCCAGGGGCTGGTGACGCCGGAATCCTTCACCTTCATCGAGTCGGCGGTGATCCTCGCCATCGTCGTGCTGGGCGGCATGGGCTCGCAGCTGGGGGTGATCCTCGCCGCAGTGGTGATGATTCTGCTGCCCGAACTGATGCGCGAGTTCAGCGAGTACCGCATGCTGCTGTTCGGCGCCCTGCTGGTGCTGATGATGGTCTGGCGGCCGCAGGGCCTGTTGCCCATGCAGCGCCCGCACCTGGAGCTCAAGCGATGA
- the livH gene encoding high-affinity branched-chain amino acid ABC transporter permease LivH yields the protein MPELYHYLQQLVNGLTVGSTYALIAIGYTMVYGIIGMINFAHGEVYMIASYVAFIAIAGLSMLGLDQLPLLMAVAFAASIVVASAYGYSIERIAYRPLRGSNRLIPLISAIGMSIFLQNEVLLSQGSRDKAIPSLLPGNFVIGESAMHGVVISWTQILIFAVTLLVMLALSLFISRSRLGRACRACAEDLKMASLLGIDTHRIIALTFVIGAALAAVAAVLLGLQYGVINPQQGFLAGIKAFTAAVLGGIGSIPGAMLGGLLLGVAEAFGADLFGDPYKDVVAFGLLVLVLLFRPTGILGRPEVEKV from the coding sequence ATGCCCGAGCTCTACCACTACCTGCAACAACTGGTGAACGGCCTGACGGTCGGCAGCACCTACGCGCTGATCGCCATTGGCTATACCATGGTCTACGGCATCATCGGCATGATCAACTTCGCCCACGGCGAGGTGTACATGATCGCCTCCTACGTGGCCTTCATCGCCATCGCCGGGCTGTCGATGCTCGGTCTGGACCAATTGCCGCTGCTGATGGCCGTCGCCTTCGCCGCGAGCATCGTGGTCGCCAGCGCCTACGGCTACTCCATCGAGCGAATCGCCTACCGCCCCCTGCGCGGCAGCAACCGACTGATTCCGCTGATTTCGGCGATCGGCATGTCGATCTTCCTGCAGAACGAGGTACTGCTGTCCCAGGGCTCCCGCGACAAGGCGATCCCCAGCCTGCTGCCGGGCAACTTCGTCATCGGCGAAAGCGCCATGCACGGCGTGGTGATCTCCTGGACGCAGATCCTCATCTTCGCCGTCACCCTGCTGGTCATGCTCGCCCTCAGCCTGTTCATCTCCCGCTCGCGTCTCGGCCGCGCCTGCCGTGCCTGTGCCGAGGACCTGAAGATGGCCAGTCTGCTGGGCATCGATACCCACCGCATCATCGCCTTGACCTTCGTCATCGGCGCCGCCCTGGCTGCGGTGGCCGCGGTGCTGCTGGGCCTGCAGTACGGGGTGATCAACCCGCAGCAGGGCTTTCTCGCCGGGATCAAGGCATTCACCGCCGCGGTGCTCGGCGGCATCGGCAGCATCCCCGGAGCCATGCTCGGCGGCCTGCTGCTGGGCGTCGCCGAGGCTTTCGGCGCCGACCTGTTCGGCGATCCGTACAAGGATGTGGTGGCCTTCGGCCTGCTGGTGCTGGTGCTGCTGTTCCGCCCGACCGGCATCCTCGGCCGTCCGGAGGTGGAGAAGGTATGA